One Methanobacterium sp. DNA window includes the following coding sequences:
- a CDS encoding DNA primase gives MIPMSFINPLSDEGKQIVRKDGGDLNRIFDENDMLIETVSSIKSQDISDDAYIPRNYVDLVIKRIEWYVEKKSDLKYNFKKFAFLFDAKITKFDVISFYILCQAVGVKFGPNSRESRAIVELQGQLIENRLEELITSERTEITEQIMNNLILQDKIKWTQLADLISSKKISMQDLVLKDGNVILDFEDYLEEFKDEVMHRQPEKMYNLLIGNRVKELIIIKMIMQNTENYIKSVHEQMSTVEPNPTLLKIAGEISEVLSKEIRYYGSGSGDGDVKASPLNVDLLPPCIKHALDGIKSGGRNEVIVLFLTPFLSYARLYPSVFRSNTSLKVSDVDADLKITKNEILPMIHDAADRCSPPLFDDQPQEKVNINAKLGFGMHSELKLQHEGETTWYTPMSCEKVKLNMPGLCKPDETCKGITNPLSYYNRNMRTK, from the coding sequence ATGATACCCATGTCCTTTATAAATCCTTTATCTGATGAAGGAAAACAAATAGTCCGTAAAGATGGTGGAGATTTAAACAGGATATTTGACGAAAATGACATGCTCATAGAAACCGTTAGTTCTATTAAATCTCAAGACATATCAGACGATGCATATATTCCTCGAAATTATGTTGATCTTGTTATTAAAAGGATTGAATGGTATGTTGAGAAAAAAAGTGATTTAAAATACAATTTTAAAAAATTTGCTTTTTTATTTGATGCTAAAATTACAAAATTCGATGTAATTTCTTTTTATATATTATGTCAGGCAGTTGGAGTAAAATTTGGCCCTAATTCCAGAGAAAGCAGAGCCATAGTTGAGTTACAAGGACAATTAATTGAAAACAGGCTTGAAGAATTAATTACAAGTGAAAGAACAGAAATTACAGAGCAGATAATGAACAATCTTATTCTTCAAGACAAAATCAAGTGGACACAGCTTGCTGATCTTATTAGCTCCAAAAAAATAAGTATGCAAGACCTGGTTTTAAAGGATGGAAATGTTATATTGGACTTTGAAGATTATTTAGAAGAATTTAAAGACGAAGTTATGCACAGGCAGCCTGAAAAAATGTATAACCTTCTAATTGGAAACCGGGTTAAAGAACTTATTATCATTAAAATGATTATGCAAAACACTGAAAATTATATAAAAAGTGTGCATGAACAGATGAGTACTGTTGAACCAAATCCTACATTGTTAAAAATTGCGGGTGAGATTTCTGAAGTTTTATCCAAAGAAATACGTTATTATGGTAGCGGTTCAGGAGATGGAGATGTTAAAGCTTCCCCCTTAAATGTTGATCTGTTACCTCCTTGCATCAAACATGCTTTAGACGGTATTAAGTCAGGTGGAAGGAATGAAGTAATTGTTTTGTTTTTAACACCATTTTTATCATACGCTCGATTGTATCCATCAGTTTTCAGGAGCAATACTTCATTAAAAGTTTCTGATGTTGATGCAGATCTTAAAATTACTAAAAATGAGATTTTACCCATGATTCATGACGCTGCAGATAGATGCAGCCCTCCTCTCTTTGATGATCAACCTCAAGAAAAGGTTAATATTAATGCAAAACTTGGTTTTGGAATGCATAGTGAATTAAAACTTCAACATGAAGGAGAAACCACATGGTACACCCCTATGAGCTGTGAAAAA